In one Parus major isolate Abel chromosome 13, Parus_major1.1, whole genome shotgun sequence genomic region, the following are encoded:
- the G3BP1 gene encoding ras GTPase-activating protein-binding protein 1 isoform X2 — MVMEKPSPLLVGREFVRQYYTLLNQAPDYLHRFYGKNSSYVHGGLDSNGKPADAVYGQSDIHKKVLSLNFKDCHTKIRHVDAHATLNDGVVVQVMGELSNNMQPVRRFMQTFVLAPEGSVANKFYVHNDIFRYQDEVFGDSDTEPPEESEEEGEEPEERQQTPEAVPDDSGAYYEQTVSNDIEEHLEETAAEAEPEPEAEPEQEPEPEVQEEKSEPVLEESAPEETVEKSPSPAPADPAPAVQEDSRTFSWASVTSKNLPPSGAVPVSGIPPHVVKVPVSQPRPEAKPESQTPPQRPQRDQRVREQRTSIPPQRGPRPIREGEQGDVETRRIVRYPDSHQLFVGNLPHDVDKSELKDFFQKLGFSLAGYGNVVELRINSGGKLPNFGFVVFDDPEPVQKILSNRPIMFRGEVRLNVEEKKTRAAREGDRRDNRPRGPGGTRGGLGGGIRGPPRGGMSQKPGFGAGRGIGQRQ, encoded by the exons ATGGTGATGGAGAAGCCAAGTCCCCTGCTGGTCGGGCGGGAATTCGTGAGGCAGTACTACACCCTGCTGAACCAAGCACCTGACTATTTGCACAG GTTTTATGGAAAGAACTCCTCCTATGTCCATGGTGGCTTGGATTCCAATGGAAAACCAGCTGATGCAGTCTATGGGCAATCT GATATCCACAAGAAGGTGCTGTCACTAAACTTCAAGGACTGCCACACGAAGATCCGTCATGTGGATGCCCACGCCACCCTCAATGACGGTGTGGTGGTGCAGGTGATGGGGGAGCTCTCCAATAACATGCAGCCCGTGCGCAGGTTCATGCAGACCTTCGTGCTCGCGCCCGAG GGCTCTGTTGCAAACAAGTTCTATGTCCACAACGATATCTTCCGCTACCAGGATGAGGTTTTTGGGGACTCTGATACTGAGCCTCCAGAGG AAtcagaggaggaaggggaggaacCTGAGGAAAGACAGCAGACACCTGAGGCCGTTCCTGATGATAGTGGTGCTTATTATGAGCAGACTGTCAg CAATGACATTGAGGAACACCTGGAAGAGAcagctgcagaggcagagccTGAGCCAGAGGCAGAACCTGAACAGGAGCCTGAGCCAGAAGTGCAGGAAGAGAAGTCTGAGCCAGTATTAGAGGAATCTGCTCCAGAAGAGACTGTGGAAAAgagtccttctccagctcctgctgatccagctcctgcagtgcaaGAGGACTCCAGG acattttccTGGGCATCAGTAACCAGCAAGAACCTTCCTCCCAGCGGGGCTGTCCCAGTATCAGGAATACCACCTCATGTTGTGAAAGTACCGGTCTCACAG CCCCGCCCTGAGGCAAAGCCCGAATCTCAGACCCCCCCTCAGAGACCTCAGAGGGATCAGCGAGTGAGGGAGCAGCGAACGAGCATCCCACCACAGCGGGGTCCTAGGCCAA TTCGTGAGGGTGAACAAGGCGATGTGGAAACCAGGCGGATTGTGAGATACCCAGACAGTCATCAGCTGTTTGTTGGCAACCTTCCTCATGATGTGGATAAATCTGAACttaaagattttttccaaa AACTTGGCTTTTCTCTTGCAGGCTATGGCAATGTTGTTGAACTCCGCATCAACAGTGGTGGAAAGCTCCCTAATTTTGGGTTTGTGGTGTTTGATGATCCTGAGCCAGTTCAGAAGATCCTTAGCAACAGG CCCATCATGTTCAGGGGAGAGGTGCGCCTGAACgtggaggagaagaaaacacGAGCTGCCAGGGAGGGTGATCGCAGAGACAACAGACCCCGTGGACCTGGAGGCACTCGTGGGGGGCTGGGAGGTGGGATTCGAGGGCCTCCACGTGGAGGAATGTCCCAGAAGCCAGGATTTGGAGCTGGAAGGGGGATCGGGCAACGCCAGTGA
- the G3BP1 gene encoding ras GTPase-activating protein-binding protein 1 isoform X1, whose amino-acid sequence MVMEKPSPLLVGREFVRQYYTLLNQAPDYLHRFYGKNSSYVHGGLDSNGKPADAVYGQSDIHKKVLSLNFKDCHTKIRHVDAHATLNDGVVVQVMGELSNNMQPVRRFMQTFVLAPEGSVANKFYVHNDIFRYQDEVFGDSDTEPPEESEEEGEEPEERQQTPEAVPDDSGAYYEQTVSNDIEEHLEETAAEAEPEPEAEPEQEPEPEVQEEKSEPVLEESAPEETVEKSPSPAPADPAPAVQEDSRTFSWASVTSKNLPPSGAVPVSGIPPHVVKVPVSQPRPEAKPESQTPPQRPQRDQRVREQRTSIPPQRGPRPIREGEQGDVETRRIVRYPDSHQLFVGNLPHDVDKSELKDFFQSYGNVVELRINSGGKLPNFGFVVFDDPEPVQKILSNRPIMFRGEVRLNVEEKKTRAAREGDRRDNRPRGPGGTRGGLGGGIRGPPRGGMSQKPGFGAGRGIGQRQ is encoded by the exons ATGGTGATGGAGAAGCCAAGTCCCCTGCTGGTCGGGCGGGAATTCGTGAGGCAGTACTACACCCTGCTGAACCAAGCACCTGACTATTTGCACAG GTTTTATGGAAAGAACTCCTCCTATGTCCATGGTGGCTTGGATTCCAATGGAAAACCAGCTGATGCAGTCTATGGGCAATCT GATATCCACAAGAAGGTGCTGTCACTAAACTTCAAGGACTGCCACACGAAGATCCGTCATGTGGATGCCCACGCCACCCTCAATGACGGTGTGGTGGTGCAGGTGATGGGGGAGCTCTCCAATAACATGCAGCCCGTGCGCAGGTTCATGCAGACCTTCGTGCTCGCGCCCGAG GGCTCTGTTGCAAACAAGTTCTATGTCCACAACGATATCTTCCGCTACCAGGATGAGGTTTTTGGGGACTCTGATACTGAGCCTCCAGAGG AAtcagaggaggaaggggaggaacCTGAGGAAAGACAGCAGACACCTGAGGCCGTTCCTGATGATAGTGGTGCTTATTATGAGCAGACTGTCAg CAATGACATTGAGGAACACCTGGAAGAGAcagctgcagaggcagagccTGAGCCAGAGGCAGAACCTGAACAGGAGCCTGAGCCAGAAGTGCAGGAAGAGAAGTCTGAGCCAGTATTAGAGGAATCTGCTCCAGAAGAGACTGTGGAAAAgagtccttctccagctcctgctgatccagctcctgcagtgcaaGAGGACTCCAGG acattttccTGGGCATCAGTAACCAGCAAGAACCTTCCTCCCAGCGGGGCTGTCCCAGTATCAGGAATACCACCTCATGTTGTGAAAGTACCGGTCTCACAG CCCCGCCCTGAGGCAAAGCCCGAATCTCAGACCCCCCCTCAGAGACCTCAGAGGGATCAGCGAGTGAGGGAGCAGCGAACGAGCATCCCACCACAGCGGGGTCCTAGGCCAA TTCGTGAGGGTGAACAAGGCGATGTGGAAACCAGGCGGATTGTGAGATACCCAGACAGTCATCAGCTGTTTGTTGGCAACCTTCCTCATGATGTGGATAAATCTGAACttaaagattttttccaaa GCTATGGCAATGTTGTTGAACTCCGCATCAACAGTGGTGGAAAGCTCCCTAATTTTGGGTTTGTGGTGTTTGATGATCCTGAGCCAGTTCAGAAGATCCTTAGCAACAGG CCCATCATGTTCAGGGGAGAGGTGCGCCTGAACgtggaggagaagaaaacacGAGCTGCCAGGGAGGGTGATCGCAGAGACAACAGACCCCGTGGACCTGGAGGCACTCGTGGGGGGCTGGGAGGTGGGATTCGAGGGCCTCCACGTGGAGGAATGTCCCAGAAGCCAGGATTTGGAGCTGGAAGGGGGATCGGGCAACGCCAGTGA